The following coding sequences lie in one Sorex araneus isolate mSorAra2 chromosome 4, mSorAra2.pri, whole genome shotgun sequence genomic window:
- the TBPL1 gene encoding TATA box-binding protein-like 1: MDADSDVALDILITNVVCVFRTRCHLNLRKIALEGANVIYKRDVGKVLMKLRKPRITATIWSSGKIICTGATSEEEAKFGARRLARSLQKLGFQVIFTDFKVVNVLAVCNMPFEIRLPEFTKNNRPHASYEPELHPAVCYRIKSLRATLQIFSTGSITVTGPNVKAVATAVEQIYPFVFESRKEIL, from the exons ATGGATGCAGACAGCGATGTTGCATTGGACATTCTAATTACAAATGTAGTCTGTGTTTTTAGAACAAGATGCCATTTGAACTTAAGGAAGATTGCTTTGGAGGGAGCAAATGTAATTTATAAGCGTGATGTTGGA AAAGTATTAATGAAGCTTAGAAAACCTAGAATTACAGCTACAATTTGGTCCtcaggaaaaattatttgcacTGGAGCAACAAG TGAGGAAGAAGCTAAATTTGGCGCCAGACGATTAGCCCGCAGTCTGCAAAAGCTAGGTTTCCAG GTAATCTTTACTGATTTTAAAGTTGTAAATGTTTTGGCAGTGTGTAACATGCCATTTGAAATCCGTTTGCCAGAATTCACAAAAAACAATAGACCTCATGCCAG ttaTGAACCTGAACTTCACCCTGCTGTGTGCTATCGAATAAAATCTCTAAGAGCAACGTTACAGATTTTTTCAACAGGAAGTATCACAGTAACAG GGCCCAATGTAAAGGCTGTGGCTACCGCTGTGGAACAGATTTACCCATTTGTGTTTGAAAGCaggaaagaaattttataa